The genomic DNA GATCGCGCCGATGATCGAGCCGATGATGCCGGCGGGCTGGAAGAAGCCGTTGCCGCTGTGGAAGATCAGGTAGCCGATGAAGCCACCGACGAACGAGCCGATGATGCCGAGCAGGATGGTCATCGGGATCGACATGGACTGCTTGCCGGGGACGATGAGCCGAGCCAGCGCACCGGCGATGAGTCCGATGACGATGAGAC from Microlunatus sagamiharensis includes the following:
- a CDS encoding GlsB/YeaQ/YmgE family stress response membrane protein, which encodes MLGLIISLIVIGLIAGALARLIVPGKQSMSIPMTILLGIIGSFVGGFIGYLIFHSGNGFFQPAGIIGSIIGAIIVLLIYTRVRARGARA